In one Pasteuria penetrans genomic region, the following are encoded:
- a CDS encoding AAA family ATPase produces MTVFHSLRLENFQSHEDTTIEFSPGYNVLIGPSDSGKSAILRALRWVLWNIPRGDDFIRMGTQACTVTLTLADGRSIVRLRTPSLNRYLLQQPGQPEKVFEGFGSHVPEEIIACHGMRSFSVDQRECHLQWSGQLDPPFLLVESERFKAKVLGKIGNTQGFDRAMRRARQERLAALQEGKTWTQQWERAEEALLAFSDLPLQEKRLELAREACQRSQGAFQRAQRLHPLHVKWQVIQEQQRIVEHQLARMHHVEAAQRAWRTAQLGWERFSLLRRLHQRLHFVERECRMQETILRRKPHLEAAETQWKEWQRYRARYLLVSRLYGQWTLHFRRKRLESRRVRGLGAIQRVLGQLNVFSEKLVLFRRLQHRLHDVRERQQRGAVFLARCRDTTCALEAKWQELLHHFPECPTCGQSLMQLRKDSKRRG; encoded by the coding sequence ATGACGGTCTTTCATTCACTGCGGTTAGAAAATTTTCAATCCCATGAGGATACTACGATCGAATTTTCCCCGGGGTATAACGTATTGATTGGTCCCTCGGATAGTGGTAAAAGTGCCATTCTTCGTGCTCTACGTTGGGTTTTATGGAATATACCACGGGGGGACGATTTCATTCGTATGGGTACACAGGCGTGTACGGTAACCTTGACCCTCGCCGATGGGAGATCGATTGTCCGTTTGCGCACGCCCTCCCTCAACAGATACCTGCTTCAGCAGCCGGGTCAGCCTGAGAAGGTTTTTGAGGGTTTCGGTAGTCACGTTCCGGAGGAGATCATTGCTTGTCACGGTATGCGTTCTTTTTCCGTTGATCAGCGCGAATGTCATTTGCAGTGGAGCGGCCAGTTGGATCCCCCCTTCCTGCTCGTAGAGTCAGAACGTTTCAAAGCTAAAGTATTGGGTAAAATTGGAAATACACAGGGTTTTGATCGGGCCATGCGCCGTGCACGCCAGGAGAGGTTGGCTGCACTCCAGGAGGGTAAAACTTGGACACAGCAGTGGGAACGTGCTGAGGAGGCTTTGCTCGCCTTTTCCGATTTGCCCTTGCAGGAGAAGCGGCTGGAATTAGCACGGGAGGCCTGCCAGAGAAGTCAGGGGGCGTTTCAGAGGGCACAACGATTGCATCCCCTACATGTCAAATGGCAAGTGATCCAGGAGCAGCAACGGATTGTTGAGCACCAGTTGGCGCGGATGCATCATGTGGAGGCGGCGCAGAGGGCATGGCGGACAGCGCAGTTGGGTTGGGAGAGGTTCTCCCTTTTGCGGCGCTTACACCAGCGTCTCCACTTCGTGGAAAGGGAGTGTAGGATGCAGGAAACCATACTCCGCCGGAAACCTCATTTGGAGGCCGCTGAGACCCAATGGAAAGAGTGGCAGAGGTATCGGGCCCGTTACCTGTTGGTATCTAGGTTGTATGGACAATGGACCCTTCATTTTCGGCGGAAGCGTTTGGAATCACGTCGGGTACGGGGATTAGGGGCCATCCAGAGGGTATTGGGTCAGTTGAATGTATTTTCCGAAAAATTGGTACTTTTTCGGCGTCTACAACACCGTTTACATGATGTAAGAGAACGGCAACAACGGGGGGCTGTTTTCTTGGCACGCTGTCGTGATACTACTTGTGCCCTAGAGGCAAAATGGCAAGAGTTGTTGCATCATTTTCCAGAGTGTCCTACCTGTGGGCAGTCGTTGATGCAATTGCGCAAGGATAGCAAGAGGAGAGGGTGA
- a CDS encoding ATP-binding protein, with protein MNEQLLASWEGEIVRQRAQLSDIQQQVSERQVAYKLWEERRREAQESQRACQSRADLLDRVQVLLQLASERAREQACLLLQDLATKALRYIFGPDFRCEIVMTDKGGQPSAEVYCVTGGKEHEVRNRPHEARGGGIVDALSLALRIALLETLRPCPVGPLLLDEPGKHMSVEYVAPLVTFLTSVSTLYERQIIVVSHNPELIVAADRAYAVRQHAGVSHVDATSSVAPS; from the coding sequence ATGAATGAGCAACTCCTAGCATCCTGGGAAGGGGAGATCGTCCGACAGAGAGCCCAATTATCGGATATTCAACAGCAGGTGAGCGAGCGTCAGGTGGCCTATAAACTGTGGGAGGAGCGGCGAAGGGAAGCCCAAGAGTCCCAAAGGGCTTGTCAATCTCGGGCCGATTTGTTGGATCGTGTCCAGGTTCTGTTGCAGTTGGCATCCGAACGGGCGCGAGAACAGGCTTGTTTGCTTCTGCAGGATTTGGCAACGAAGGCATTGCGGTACATCTTTGGTCCTGATTTCCGTTGCGAGATTGTGATGACAGATAAGGGGGGACAACCCTCCGCGGAGGTGTATTGTGTAACGGGGGGAAAGGAACATGAAGTTCGTAACCGTCCCCATGAGGCACGTGGGGGGGGGATTGTGGATGCCCTTTCGTTGGCATTACGAATTGCTTTGTTAGAGACATTGCGTCCGTGTCCGGTAGGACCCCTACTGTTGGACGAACCTGGGAAACACATGAGTGTGGAGTATGTGGCTCCTCTGGTGACTTTTTTGACTTCTGTCAGCACCTTGTATGAGCGCCAGATTATCGTTGTTTCCCATAATCCGGAGTTGATTGTTGCCGCCGATCGCGCCTATGCCGTTCGCCAACATGCAGGTGTTTCCCATGTGGATGCTACGTCGTCCGTTGCCCCGTCATGA
- the rny gene encoding ribonuclease Y, with the protein MESFVVYVIGGVFLLFLGLAVGYIGTRRLLEQARLDGARQEADRLVAVARQEAEAASKERLLEAKEVVHAMRMEAELEIREQRSELQRLERRLLQKEETLERKQDLCAEREVSLAGMEKELAVQKEKTESLYQEQLLEVERVTGMSAEEARKLLMQRAEEDMQREVTQMMRSAEQRALEESNKKARRIISLAIQRLAADHVAETTVSVVTLPNDEMKGRIIGREGRNIRTLETLTGVDLIIDDTPEAVILSGFDPIRREIARIALERLVADGRIHPARIEEIVEKSRRLVDEKIRDYGEQAVFEVGVHGLHPDLIKIIGRLRFRTSYGQNVLRHSLEVAHLTGLLAAELGEDVRLAKRSGLLHDIGKSIDHEVEGSHVDIGLELAKKYGEHPVVINSIASHHGDVDAASVIAVLVRAADTLSAARPGARRETLEAYIKRLEKLEGICESFSGVAKSYAIQAGRECRIIVKPEEVDDAESYRLAREISRHIKNQLDYPGSIKVTVVRETRAVEYAR; encoded by the coding sequence ATGGAGAGTTTTGTCGTTTATGTCATCGGCGGTGTTTTTTTGCTCTTCCTGGGTTTGGCAGTGGGTTATATTGGTACGCGGCGTTTGTTGGAACAAGCCCGCCTGGATGGTGCCCGACAGGAGGCAGATCGTTTGGTTGCGGTGGCCCGGCAGGAAGCGGAGGCCGCCAGTAAGGAAAGGCTTCTGGAGGCCAAAGAGGTTGTGCATGCCATGCGTATGGAGGCGGAGTTGGAGATACGAGAACAGCGTTCCGAGTTGCAACGGTTGGAGCGTCGCCTTCTACAAAAAGAGGAAACCCTGGAAAGGAAACAGGACCTTTGTGCAGAGCGTGAGGTGTCTTTGGCGGGAATGGAAAAGGAGTTAGCTGTTCAGAAGGAGAAAACGGAAAGTCTCTACCAGGAACAGTTACTCGAAGTGGAACGTGTGACGGGTATGTCGGCGGAAGAAGCCAGGAAACTGTTGATGCAAAGGGCAGAAGAGGATATGCAGCGCGAGGTTACGCAGATGATGCGTTCAGCAGAACAGAGGGCTTTGGAGGAGAGTAATAAGAAGGCCCGGCGGATCATTTCCTTGGCTATCCAACGTCTGGCGGCAGACCATGTGGCCGAGACAACGGTCTCTGTGGTTACGTTGCCCAATGACGAGATGAAGGGACGAATCATTGGTCGTGAAGGGAGGAATATCCGGACCCTTGAGACTCTAACAGGTGTTGATTTGATCATTGATGATACCCCTGAAGCGGTGATTTTGTCTGGTTTTGATCCGATTCGGCGCGAGATTGCCCGCATCGCTTTAGAGCGGCTCGTGGCCGATGGGAGGATTCATCCTGCCCGTATTGAGGAGATTGTGGAGAAATCGCGTCGCTTGGTGGATGAGAAGATCCGGGATTACGGGGAGCAAGCTGTATTTGAGGTGGGTGTGCATGGTCTTCACCCTGATCTCATTAAAATTATTGGACGTCTCCGTTTTCGAACGAGTTATGGTCAGAATGTGTTACGCCATTCGTTAGAGGTTGCTCATTTGACAGGTTTACTAGCGGCCGAGTTGGGGGAGGATGTCCGCTTGGCTAAGCGGTCTGGTCTCCTGCATGATATAGGGAAGTCAATCGATCATGAAGTCGAGGGTTCTCATGTAGACATCGGATTGGAGCTTGCAAAGAAGTACGGCGAGCATCCGGTAGTTATCAACAGTATTGCCTCTCACCATGGTGACGTGGATGCTGCTAGTGTCATCGCTGTTCTTGTACGTGCCGCTGATACACTCTCGGCAGCACGACCAGGGGCACGGCGTGAGACGTTGGAGGCTTACATCAAACGTTTGGAGAAATTGGAGGGGATATGTGAGTCCTTTAGTGGGGTTGCTAAGTCCTATGCCATTCAGGCAGGGCGGGAGTGCCGGATCATTGTCAAGCCTGAAGAGGTAGATGATGCGGAGTCCTATCGTTTGGCAAGGGAAATTAGTCGTCATATTAAGAATCAGTTGGATTATCCAGGTTCCATTAAGGTAACGGTTGTCCGCGAAACGAGGGCTGTGGAGTATGCTCGTTGA
- a CDS encoding stage V sporulation protein S, whose translation MVTHTHGEALRVSSTSKANCVAGAVAGVVRERGQAEIQCIGAGAINQAIKAVAIARGFVAPTGMDLIAIPAFTDITIDGEERTAIKLIIEPR comes from the coding sequence ATGGTAACTCATACGCATGGAGAGGCATTAAGGGTTTCATCTACATCTAAGGCTAATTGTGTAGCAGGCGCAGTAGCAGGTGTGGTACGAGAGCGTGGTCAAGCAGAAATTCAATGTATAGGGGCTGGAGCCATTAATCAGGCCATTAAGGCGGTTGCTATTGCACGAGGGTTTGTAGCTCCTACTGGGATGGATCTGATCGCGATTCCGGCATTTACGGATATAACGATTGATGGGGAGGAACGGACGGCTATTAAATTGATCATTGAGCCCCGGTAG
- a CDS encoding transposase — protein MMSRTTLLNTAPNITSKPWLSLPQICNREKSRLTTLQRWCSFFSDNGIRVRKKESEEPEFALMVRFVFVMLLWGITGKRELCVFLQGNQWAREILGVGGDFSFVIMQSDFEDYDLHVAKSMESQPTIVVNTIHLGSNHHEIPENLCFHSTHIDTRLKCHKRGKTRGDENYHVQCKLHLLTDLSGSVTLGLAVTPIDVHHATGIGALLRIVHPSLDLVGTSIRVDLRRGKKQLQDHMDKIDPHHQIEFEFEEYDDTKIIPMRQLLHTLLEMNRHRPDPYLRLFR, from the coding sequence ATGATGAGTCGAACCACTCTTCTTAACACCGCGCCTAACATCACATCAAAACCCTGGTTGTCCTTACCGCAAATCTGTAATCGGGAAAAAAGTCGTCTGACCACGCTGCAGAGATGGTGTTCCTTTTTTTCTGATAATGGGATCAGGGTGCGAAAAAAGGAATCTGAGGAGCCAGAGTTTGCTCTTATGGTACGTTTCGTATTTGTTATGCTCCTATGGGGCATCACGGGTAAAAGGGAATTATGCGTCTTCCTGCAGGGAAACCAGTGGGCTCGCGAGATCCTCGGCGTTGGAGGGGATTTCTCCTTTGTTATTATGCAGTCTGATTTTGAAGACTATGACTTACATGTAGCTAAGAGTATGGAGAGTCAACCTACTATCGTTGTAAATACTATCCACCTCGGGTCCAACCATCATGAGATTCCTGAAAACCTTTGCTTCCATAGCACCCACATTGATACCCGCCTAAAATGTCATAAACGGGGAAAAACACGGGGTGATGAAAATTACCACGTACAATGCAAATTACACCTCCTAACCGATTTGAGCGGCAGTGTGACACTGGGACTAGCAGTAACACCCATTGATGTGCACCATGCCACTGGAATTGGGGCCCTTCTCAGAATTGTACATCCCTCGCTTGATCTCGTTGGAACATCGATACGAGTTGATCTCAGACGGGGGAAGAAACAATTACAAGATCATATGGACAAAATTGACCCCCACCACCAGATCGAATTCGAGTTTGAAGAGTATGATGACACTAAAATCATACCCATGCGGCAACTGTTACATACCCTCCTGGAAATGAATCGTCACAGACCAGATCCCTATCTCCGCCTCTTTCGCTAG
- a CDS encoding 2-oxoacid:acceptor oxidoreductase subunit alpha — translation MNILGCLRVPRGAKGDERVVINQLSWKVGGQQGEGIDSAGEILSTALSRRGYFLYAYRHFSSRIKGGHSNTKLRIGVRPVHALSDHADILVAFDQETIDFNAHELKDTGVILADSKFDNKAPEGIKAQLISVPMTEIATSVGLAQMKNMVAVGASAALMGIPLDAFSSVLHDRFGRKGSDIVDRNMQAIQRGKEFIEENRPLPDLRLAESDGKRRLYMIGNEALALGALAAGVRIMAAYPITPSSEIMEYLIRKLPDFGGTVVQTEDEISAVMMAIGANYAGVRAFTASAGPGLSLMTESIGLAGMTETPVVIVNTQRGGPSTGLPTKQEQSDLLSMLYSTHGEIPKIVMAPSTVEECFYDIVEAFNLADQYQCPVIVMSDLALSLGKQTVEPLDYDCVAIDRGKMISCNEAMAPLEPGELFPRYALTEDGISQRPLPGNPGGLHHVTGVEHDPRGRPSEQAKNRQTMMEKRMRKLAKGVPSFPHPIRVEETHEEADLLLCGFSSTYGVIQEVAERLREDGWKVHRLHVRLLHPFPANLVEAAVQKCARIMVVENNATGQLLRHIRSHVDGFANKMISVTQYDGNPFLPVELHRRVKGILDYGNL, via the coding sequence ATGAATATTCTCGGCTGCTTGCGAGTGCCTCGCGGCGCCAAAGGAGATGAACGCGTGGTAATCAATCAGCTTTCGTGGAAAGTGGGGGGGCAGCAGGGGGAAGGAATCGATAGTGCTGGCGAGATTCTCTCTACGGCGCTTAGTCGGCGTGGTTATTTTCTCTACGCTTATCGGCATTTTTCATCCCGTATCAAGGGTGGGCATTCGAATACGAAGCTTCGTATTGGTGTCCGGCCTGTACACGCCCTTTCAGATCATGCTGATATATTAGTTGCTTTCGATCAGGAGACCATCGATTTCAACGCACACGAGTTGAAGGATACCGGTGTGATTTTAGCGGATAGTAAATTTGATAACAAGGCTCCCGAGGGGATCAAGGCGCAGCTGATATCTGTGCCGATGACGGAAATCGCTACTTCGGTGGGTTTGGCCCAGATGAAAAACATGGTAGCCGTAGGTGCAAGTGCTGCCCTGATGGGGATACCATTGGATGCTTTTTCCAGTGTGTTGCACGATCGTTTTGGTCGTAAGGGTAGCGATATCGTTGATCGTAACATGCAGGCTATCCAGCGAGGGAAGGAGTTCATAGAAGAAAATCGTCCGTTGCCCGATCTCCGTTTAGCAGAGTCGGATGGGAAACGACGTCTCTATATGATTGGTAACGAGGCGCTTGCCTTGGGTGCCCTGGCTGCTGGGGTCCGGATTATGGCTGCTTATCCTATTACGCCCTCATCTGAAATCATGGAGTATCTCATCCGAAAATTACCAGATTTTGGCGGGACCGTGGTTCAGACGGAGGATGAAATTTCTGCGGTGATGATGGCCATAGGTGCCAACTATGCAGGTGTACGTGCTTTTACTGCTTCAGCGGGCCCGGGCCTTTCCCTGATGACAGAGTCGATTGGTTTGGCAGGCATGACAGAAACACCCGTTGTGATTGTCAATACGCAACGAGGGGGTCCTAGTACGGGCTTGCCGACAAAGCAGGAACAGAGCGATTTGCTTTCCATGCTTTATAGTACCCACGGTGAAATTCCCAAGATTGTAATGGCACCGAGCACCGTGGAGGAATGTTTTTACGATATTGTGGAGGCCTTCAATCTTGCGGACCAATACCAGTGCCCTGTTATTGTCATGTCCGATCTCGCTCTCTCCCTTGGGAAGCAGACCGTGGAGCCTCTCGATTACGATTGTGTCGCCATCGATCGTGGAAAGATGATTTCCTGTAACGAGGCTATGGCCCCACTGGAACCAGGGGAGCTTTTTCCGCGTTATGCGTTGACGGAGGACGGTATTTCGCAGCGTCCTTTGCCCGGTAATCCGGGTGGTCTGCACCATGTGACGGGTGTGGAGCACGATCCCAGGGGGCGTCCCTCAGAGCAAGCAAAGAATCGTCAAACCATGATGGAGAAAAGGATGAGGAAGCTGGCAAAGGGTGTTCCTTCCTTCCCTCATCCCATACGGGTGGAGGAGACCCATGAGGAAGCGGACCTGTTGTTGTGCGGTTTTAGTTCCACATATGGTGTCATCCAGGAGGTTGCGGAACGATTGCGTGAGGATGGTTGGAAGGTGCATCGTCTTCATGTTCGGCTGTTGCATCCTTTCCCCGCGAACCTGGTAGAGGCGGCGGTCCAAAAATGTGCGCGCATTATGGTTGTGGAAAACAATGCCACTGGGCAACTTTTGCGACATATACGTTCGCATGTAGATGGATTTGCCAACAAAATGATCTCGGTTACGCAATATGACGGCAATCCTTTTCTCCCCGTCGAGTTGCACCGACGTGTAAAGGGGATTTTGGACTATGGTAACCTTTAA
- a CDS encoding 2-oxoacid:ferredoxin oxidoreductase subunit beta — translation MVTFKDFGSKLKPNWCPACGDFSVLNAMQKAFANLQYDPSEVVVVGGIGCSGRISGYLHGFGVHGTHGRALPLAQGIKLANRDLKVVVAGGDGDAFAIGMGHTVHAIRRNIDLTYIVMDNQVYGLTKGQTSPRSGEGFKTKSTPHGAVEVALSPMETALTVGATFVAQAVSSDLKQVIRVLEAGLQHKGFSFINIFSPCVTYNKINTYQWFKKTLVSLDGDESYDPSDRMLALRRLIENQGWLTGIIYQDKERLPYEDLVAGFRKQPLAVQSADDLKLSQDEFTGLVNDFS, via the coding sequence ATGGTAACCTTTAAAGACTTTGGTAGTAAGTTGAAGCCCAATTGGTGTCCGGCTTGTGGGGATTTTTCTGTTTTGAATGCCATGCAGAAGGCCTTTGCCAATCTACAGTATGACCCTTCTGAGGTGGTCGTTGTTGGCGGTATCGGTTGCTCGGGGCGTATTTCTGGATACCTGCATGGATTTGGTGTTCATGGTACCCATGGCCGTGCCCTTCCCCTAGCACAAGGGATCAAGTTAGCCAATCGTGACCTGAAGGTGGTGGTAGCAGGGGGGGATGGTGATGCCTTTGCTATTGGCATGGGGCATACAGTGCATGCGATCCGCAGAAATATCGATCTTACGTATATTGTCATGGACAATCAGGTGTACGGTTTGACCAAGGGGCAAACGTCGCCCCGTAGTGGAGAGGGTTTCAAAACCAAGTCCACACCGCATGGTGCCGTTGAAGTTGCATTGAGTCCTATGGAAACGGCCCTGACCGTAGGGGCTACCTTCGTGGCCCAAGCTGTTTCCAGTGACTTGAAGCAGGTGATTCGCGTTTTGGAAGCGGGTTTGCAACACAAGGGTTTTTCCTTCATTAATATCTTTAGCCCCTGTGTTACGTACAATAAAATCAATACGTATCAGTGGTTCAAGAAGACCTTAGTCTCCCTGGATGGGGATGAGTCCTATGATCCATCGGATCGGATGCTGGCGCTGCGGCGCTTGATTGAGAATCAAGGTTGGCTAACGGGGATCATTTATCAGGATAAGGAACGGTTGCCTTATGAGGACCTCGTGGCCGGTTTCCGGAAACAACCCCTGGCAGTCCAATCAGCGGACGATCTAAAACTATCGCAGGATGAATTTACGGGTCTAGTAAATGATTTTTCTTGA
- a CDS encoding genetic competence negative regulator yields the protein MRVERLGGDKIRFFLTLDDLVDRGIEREDMWRDIPKVHELFNDMMEHAYQELGFEVAGPIAVEVFALPTQGMVVVVTRGRPTVPENEDFDRSEDMYELEVTMEEAEDVLFRFSDFEYLVQAAVRLHPHVEQGGQVYAYNGNYYLVFNRELISDRLDAVVAVLSEFGEASTLAKAFLSEYGKTVWSKDSISEIVHHFG from the coding sequence ATGCGTGTCGAACGTCTAGGGGGTGATAAGATACGTTTCTTTTTGACCTTGGACGATTTGGTGGATCGTGGGATTGAAAGAGAGGACATGTGGCGGGATATCCCAAAGGTACACGAGCTTTTCAACGACATGATGGAGCACGCTTACCAAGAGCTAGGTTTTGAGGTAGCGGGGCCGATTGCGGTGGAAGTATTCGCTTTACCTACACAGGGCATGGTGGTTGTGGTAACGCGTGGGCGTCCCACTGTTCCGGAAAATGAGGATTTCGATCGGTCGGAGGATATGTATGAGTTAGAGGTTACGATGGAGGAGGCGGAGGACGTTTTGTTTCGCTTTTCCGACTTCGAGTACCTCGTTCAGGCTGCGGTTCGTTTGCATCCTCATGTCGAACAGGGCGGTCAAGTGTATGCGTACAATGGGAATTATTATCTTGTTTTCAACCGTGAGCTTATTTCTGATCGTCTCGATGCGGTGGTGGCGGTTCTCTCGGAATTTGGGGAAGCCTCCACATTAGCCAAGGCTTTTCTTTCCGAATATGGAAAGACCGTTTGGTCCAAGGACTCTATTTCTGAGATTGTTCATCATTTTGGATGA
- a CDS encoding Glu/Leu/Phe/Val family dehydrogenase has product MEQWEVGDGLAEWEELDILSSTQTEVKRALDKLGYPSQVYELLKEPLRVLTVRIPIRMDDGSISVFTGFRAQHNDAVGPTKGGVRFHPDVTEAEVKALSIWMSLKAGIVDLPYGGGKGGIICDPRHMSFRELEGLSRGYVRAISQLVGPTKDIPAPDVFTNSQIMAWMMDEYSRIREFDSPGFITGKPLVLGGSRGRETATARGVTIMIREAVKQCGLSLEGARVAVQGFGNAGSFLAKFMHDAGAKVVGISDVHGALYDSKGLDIDNLLDRRDSFGTVTRLFPNTMTNRELLEFPCDILVPAAIGNQITAQNAGNIQAKIVVEAANGPTTLEATRILTSRGVLLVPDVLASAGGVTVSYFEWVQNNQGYYWTEDVIEKKLESIMVKSFSNVYDTAKARDIDMRLAAYMVGVRKMAEAARFRGWV; this is encoded by the coding sequence ATGGAACAATGGGAAGTTGGGGATGGTTTAGCGGAGTGGGAGGAGCTTGACATTTTGTCCTCTACGCAAACAGAAGTCAAACGGGCTCTGGATAAGTTGGGGTATCCCTCCCAGGTCTATGAACTTCTTAAGGAGCCGTTGCGCGTATTGACGGTTCGAATACCCATTCGTATGGATGATGGATCTATTAGTGTTTTTACAGGTTTTCGGGCGCAGCATAATGATGCCGTAGGTCCTACCAAGGGTGGGGTGCGTTTTCATCCTGACGTCACAGAGGCGGAGGTGAAGGCTCTCTCCATTTGGATGAGTCTCAAGGCGGGTATTGTTGATCTCCCCTACGGCGGCGGTAAGGGGGGGATCATTTGTGATCCGCGGCATATGTCGTTCCGCGAGTTAGAGGGTCTTTCGCGTGGTTATGTGCGTGCCATTAGTCAGTTGGTAGGACCGACGAAGGATATACCTGCCCCGGACGTTTTCACCAATTCGCAGATCATGGCTTGGATGATGGATGAGTATAGCCGGATAAGGGAGTTTGATTCCCCGGGCTTCATCACGGGAAAGCCCCTGGTGTTGGGCGGGTCACGCGGGCGTGAGACGGCGACCGCGCGGGGTGTTACTATCATGATCCGCGAGGCAGTTAAGCAGTGTGGATTGTCCTTGGAAGGGGCTCGGGTTGCCGTACAGGGGTTTGGTAATGCGGGGAGCTTCTTGGCCAAGTTCATGCACGATGCGGGTGCTAAGGTTGTTGGGATTTCGGATGTCCATGGGGCATTGTATGATTCGAAGGGTCTGGATATCGATAACCTGTTAGATCGCAGGGATTCATTTGGTACGGTTACTCGGTTGTTTCCTAATACAATGACGAACAGGGAATTATTGGAGTTCCCTTGCGATATTCTCGTTCCTGCCGCCATTGGAAACCAGATTACGGCCCAGAATGCGGGGAATATTCAGGCCAAAATTGTGGTAGAGGCAGCAAATGGTCCTACAACGTTGGAGGCTACAAGGATTTTAACATCCCGTGGGGTTTTATTGGTTCCGGATGTTTTAGCCAGTGCTGGCGGGGTAACGGTGTCCTATTTCGAATGGGTACAGAATAACCAAGGGTACTACTGGACAGAGGATGTGATAGAAAAGAAATTGGAGTCCATCATGGTCAAGAGCTTTTCGAATGTTTATGATACGGCGAAAGCCAGGGATATAGATATGCGTTTAGCTGCTTATATGGTTGGCGTTCGTAAGATGGCCGAGGCGGCCCGTTTCCGCGGCTGGGTGTGA
- the cmk gene encoding (d)CMP kinase, with translation MKYFWVAVDGPAAAGKSTIARMIARRLSIGYLDTGAMYRAVAWACLKQSGAPLECSVKQALRGFHFSLEGSTLLFNGAPLDPSIRTLEVSDVTSRIACIPMVRKALVGVQQSLAAQRSLVMDGRDVGTVVLPNAQVKVFLTASLEERACRRRRELVKQGVSVPSQEELQEDIRNRDERDTLREVAPLFPAADAVVLDTTDRTVETLVDEIVELCSSVRWLSR, from the coding sequence GTGAAATATTTTTGGGTGGCGGTGGATGGGCCGGCGGCGGCCGGGAAGAGTACGATTGCGAGAATGATAGCGCGGCGTTTGTCGATTGGATATCTTGATACAGGTGCGATGTATCGGGCGGTGGCTTGGGCTTGTTTGAAGCAGTCCGGTGCCCCCTTAGAGTGTTCCGTGAAGCAGGCATTGCGGGGTTTTCATTTTTCTCTTGAGGGTTCCACTCTCCTTTTCAATGGTGCTCCCCTCGACCCTTCGATCCGTACACTCGAGGTATCGGATGTGACATCGCGTATCGCTTGTATCCCGATGGTAAGGAAAGCCCTTGTGGGTGTACAGCAGTCCTTGGCTGCGCAGCGGAGTTTGGTTATGGATGGGCGGGACGTTGGTACCGTAGTTCTTCCCAACGCACAGGTGAAAGTTTTTCTTACCGCCTCGCTCGAGGAGCGTGCCTGTAGGCGCCGGCGTGAGTTGGTAAAACAGGGCGTTTCTGTTCCCTCGCAGGAGGAATTGCAGGAGGATATTCGTAATCGCGATGAGCGGGATACCTTGCGCGAGGTTGCTCCGCTTTTCCCGGCCGCTGATGCTGTGGTACTCGATACGACGGATCGGACGGTGGAGACGCTGGTGGATGAAATAGTGGAACTTTGTTCCTCGGTTCGTTGGTTGTCTCGATGA
- a CDS encoding lysophospholipid acyltransferase family protein, with the protein MILFYLFSKWLSFFLFKIFFGFKIVDVHHMPREGPVLVCSNHKSNFDPFLLGAVLPRKVFFMAKAELFRRQPLRFMMRHWGAFPIRRGAVDKAAIRFSLHLLQQSKVVLLFPGGTRRGGGDSESGGSAWRRGIAFLAVRARVPVVPVKIQGSYRLWCPLRVSFGRPIVPVEGISQRQAEHRLMEELLGCMRSLGS; encoded by the coding sequence ATGATTTTGTTTTATCTTTTTTCCAAATGGTTGAGTTTTTTTCTCTTTAAGATATTTTTTGGGTTTAAAATTGTAGATGTTCATCATATGCCGCGAGAGGGTCCTGTTTTGGTATGTTCTAATCATAAGAGCAATTTTGACCCCTTTTTGTTGGGTGCCGTTCTGCCCCGGAAAGTTTTTTTCATGGCTAAGGCGGAATTGTTTCGCAGGCAGCCCTTGCGGTTTATGATGCGGCACTGGGGAGCCTTCCCTATACGGAGGGGTGCAGTCGACAAGGCTGCGATTCGTTTTTCCCTGCATCTTCTACAGCAGAGCAAAGTGGTGCTCCTTTTTCCTGGTGGTACACGCCGGGGGGGGGGGGATAGCGAGTCAGGTGGTTCCGCTTGGCGGCGGGGGATTGCATTTCTCGCCGTGCGTGCCCGGGTTCCTGTGGTACCCGTCAAGATTCAGGGTTCTTACCGGTTGTGGTGTCCGTTGCGTGTTTCCTTTGGCAGGCCCATTGTTCCTGTAGAGGGGATTTCGCAACGGCAAGCAGAGCATCGGTTGATGGAGGAATTGTTGGGGTGTATGCGCTCCCTGGGATCGTAA